A genomic stretch from Lathyrus oleraceus cultivar Zhongwan6 chromosome 2, CAAS_Psat_ZW6_1.0, whole genome shotgun sequence includes:
- the LOC127122512 gene encoding secreted RxLR effector protein 161-like translates to MESCNPASTPMEPGTKLSKFDGGERVEAGKYRSLVGSLRYLTCTRPDISLSVGIVSRFMEEPVYTHWKALKRILRYIQGTVSLGMFYSNSDKYKLVGYSDNDWCGDIDDRKSTYGYVFFMGNTAFTWLSKKQPIVTLSTCEAEYVEASWCVCHAIWLRRLMSKMELEQKGATIIQVDNRSAIELAKNPVNHERSKHIDVRFHFIREHVKEGNVELKHVASKDQAADIFTKPLSKEIFDRGKKLIGMMNRRNI, encoded by the coding sequence ATGGAAAGCTGTAATCCGGCTTCGACGCCAATGGAACCAGGAACAAAGTTGTCGAAATTTGATGGAGGAGAACGTGTCGAAGCAGGAAAATATCGAAGTTTGGTAGGAAGTCTTCGCTACCTCACATGTACAAGACCAGATATCTCATTAAGTGTAGGCATTGTAAGTCGATTCATGGAGGAGCCAGTTTACACACATTGGAAAGCATTGAAGCGAATTCTGAGGTACATCCAAGGAACAGTGTCACTTGGGATGTTCTACTCGAATTCAGACAAATACAAGTTGGTTGGTTACTCTGACAATGATTGGTGCGGAGACATAGACGATCGAAAAAGCACTTATGGATATGTGTTTTTCATGGGAAATACTGCATTTACTTGGCTTTCTAAAAAGCAGCCTATAGTAACACTTTCGACATGTGAAGCAGAATATGTAGAAGCATCCTGGTGCGTTTGTCATGCAATATGGCTTAGAAGATTGATGAGTAAAATGGAGCTAGAACAGAAAGGTGCAACAATAATACAAGTTGACAACAGGTCAGCAATTGAGTTAGCAAAGAATCCAGTAAACCATGAAAGGAGCAAACACATTGACGTTCGCTTCCACTTCATTCGAGAACACGTGAAGGAGGGAAATGTCGAATTGAAGCATGTAGCAAGTAAGGACCAAGCAGCagacattttcacaaaaccactatCAAAAGAAATCTTCGACAGAGGCAAGAAATTGATAGGCATGATGAATAGAAGAAACATTTAA
- the LOC127122513 gene encoding uncharacterized protein LOC127122513 has protein sequence MYSNENTEVYKSVVLSVKLASELMANMMNQMPLPRLTKLNYENWSIQMKALLGSLDAWEVTKDGFEEPTDTEGYTTAQNKALKETRSKDKTTLYMLFRVVDESGFEKIVGSTTLKEARESVQRSRSSKASSTPNSSWRIGEDADERVRKYKFENIVYAIEESKDLSTLVVEELAGSLEAHEQRKMKKKEEGVEDANQRRKVGHLAKDCRIEKKVEETTNLTLEAEANEGFLLMAQNEINTNDNVWYLDSGASNHMCGHKHLFKEMRKIENRNVSFGDASKVKVEGKRTICYLQKEGLIGSIQDVYYVPNLKTNILSLGQLTEKGQARTSDCSCRNGEKSNVQTESDKRSRKMFTSKCRRQNVTMASTLWSSTSCLFKKVGEKEHGAWTTRYGL, from the exons ATGTATTCAAATGAAAATACAGAAGTTTACAAATCAGTCGTTCTTTCTGTCAAATTGGCATCAGAGCTAATGGCAAACATGATGAATCAAATGCCGTTGCCACGGCTAACGAAGTTAAATTACGAAAACTGGAGTATCCAAATGAAAGCTCTTCTCGGATCTCTAGACGCGTGGGAGGTGACCAAAGATGGGTTTGAAGAACCAACAGATACTGAGGGATATACGACAGCTCAAAACAAGGCGTTGAAAGAGACGCGATCGAAGGATAAAACGACACTATACATGCTGTTTAGGGTTGTTGATGAATCAGGCTTCGAAAAGATTGTCGGTTCGACTACGTTGAAAGAAGCTAGAGAAAGTGTTCAAAGGAGCAGATCGAGTAAAGCAAGTTCGACTCCAAACTCTTCGTGGAGAATTGGAGAGGATGCAGATGAAAGGGTCAGAAAAT ATAAATTTGAGAATATTGTGTATGCAATAGAAGAGTCGAAGGACCTTTCGACACTCGTAGTCGAAGAGCTCGCTGGTTCCCTCGAAGCACACGAACAACGtaagatgaaaaagaaggaagaaggagTAGAGGACGCAAATCAAAGACGAAAAG TGGGACATCTTGCAAAAGATTGTCGAATCGAAAAGAAGGTAGAAGAAACAACCAATCTAACTTTGGAAGCTGAAGCAAATGAAGGTTTTCTCTTGATGGCTCAAAATGAGATCAACACAAATGACAATGTTTGGTATCTTGACTCAGGAGCAAGTAACCATATGTGTGGTCACAAACACTTGTTTAAAGAAATGAGAAAGATTGAAAATAGAAATGTGTCTTTCGGAGATGCATCGAAAGTGAAGGTCGAAGGCAAAAGAACGATTTGTTACCTGCAGAAGGAGGGGTTGATTGGATCAATTCAAGATGTTTATTATGTACCAAATCTTAAGACCAACATCTTGAGTTTGGGACAACTTACAGAAAAAG GACAAGCTAGGACATCTGATTGCTCGTGTCGAAATGGAGAGAAATCGAATGTACAAACTGAATCTGATAAACGTTCGAGAAAAATGTTTACAAGTAAATGTCGAAGACAAAACGTCACTATGGCATCTACGCTTTGGTCATCTACATCATGCTTGTTTAAGAAGGTTGGCGAAAAAGAACATGGTGCATGGACTACCAGATATGGATTATGA